In the Malaclemys terrapin pileata isolate rMalTer1 chromosome 12, rMalTer1.hap1, whole genome shotgun sequence genome, one interval contains:
- the LOC128847112 gene encoding signal-regulatory protein beta-1-like, which translates to MAPSTQVSGLSLPCLLLILLLEIPGAGAQEFQLLQPQGAVSVSAGETLTLICSVTGLVPVGPMKWFKGSGSGQLVYAQVGSFPRVTRAVNGSSTDFTIRISDTRPEDAGIYRCVKFEKGSGADEEIRSGAGTVVSVSGRWPLAIPALWIGLFLEKVLIAAFLLFSFLSTMSKGPGVVSCTVAACQRLRLCLCPRQETSPRMHLQ; encoded by the exons ATGGCTCCATCAACCCAAGTGTCTGGATTGTCTCTTCCATGCCTGCTGCTGATTCTTCTCCTGGAGATCCCTG GGGCCGGGGCCCAGGAGTTccagctgctgcagccccagggcgccGTGTCGGTGTCAGCGGGAGAGACTCTCACTCTGATCTGCTCTGTGACTGGGCTCGTTCCAGTGGGACCCATGAAGTGGTTCAAGGGCTCGGGCAGTGGCCAGCTCGTTTATGCACAGGTGGGATCATTCCCCCGGGTGACGCGGGCTGTGAATGGCTCTAGCACAGACTTCACCATCCGCATCAGTGACACCCGCCCCGAGGACGCCGGGATCTATCGCTGTGTGAAGTTTGAGAAGGGGTCGGGAGCCGATGAGGAGATCAGATCCGGCGCTGGCACCGTCGTGTCTGTGAGCG GTAGGTGGCCCTTAGCCATCCCTGCTCTCTGGATCGGGCTCTTCCTGGAGAAGGTGCTGATTGCcgccttcctcctcttctccttcctctccacGATGAGCAAAGG CCCGGGGGTCGTTTCTTGCACCGTCGCCGCCTGCCAACGTCTCCGTCTGTGCCTCTGTCCCCGCCAGGAAACGAGTCCACGGATGCACCTGCAGTGA
- the LOC128846696 gene encoding LOW QUALITY PROTEIN: signal-regulatory protein beta-1-like (The sequence of the model RefSeq protein was modified relative to this genomic sequence to represent the inferred CDS: deleted 2 bases in 1 codon): protein MAVEGLDYVRLHERTRVTSRFAVRREGLILNFKLLSISLDNGELAKAAVLKGRPSDNKMALSTPVSGLSLPWLVLLLLQEIPGCGTGACQPASPSPACSLLPGTGAQEFQLLQPQGAVWVSPGETLTLICSVTGVPPVGPVKWFKGSGSGRQLVYTAVGSFPRVTRAVIGSDTDFTIRISDTRPEDAGIYRCVKFMKGSGTDEEIRSGAGTVVSVSARPSASSVSGPPSRAEPGPPVTFTCTSGGFSPRDIAVTWLKNGAKLPAPQPRVLPANESISYNMSSTVGVSLTAGDARSQLTCQIEHSTLPAPLRATYNLSDALRVPPRLRVGTAPAAPVALNESVTFTCHAEGFYPKDASLTWLENGTETNLGKPSPLAENPDGTYTLQSSLEVKATEQRNQSVFTCRAVHDSQPPINASATLRLSQPPPELGQGLFSSPALWIGLFLEKVLTAAFLFFLFQRTPGRFPCFLALSPPANFSVCSLCPPEQETSPDGGAAVTPAGQSDGAQAPDGMYPPITHGY, encoded by the exons ATGGCAGTCGAAGGGCTGGATTACGTGAGGCTTCACGAGAGAACACGGGTCACCAGCCGCTTCGCTGTGAGAA GGGAAGGTCTGATCCTGAACTTCAAActtctcagtatctctttggacAACGGAGAGCTGGCAAAGGCTGCGGTGTTGAAAGGTCGCCCCTCTGACAACAAAATGGCTCTGTCGACCCCTGTGTCTGGATTGTCTCTTCCATGGTtggtgctgctgcttctccagGAAATCCCTG GCTGCGGGACTGGGGCTTGTCaaccagcctcccccagcccggcCTGTTCTCTCCTTCCAGGGACCGGGGCCCAGGAGTTccagctgctgcagccccagggtgcCGTGTGGGTGTCACCGGGAGAGACTCTCACTCTGATCTGCTCTGTGACTGGGGTCCCTCCAGTGGGACCCGTGAAGTGGTTCAAGGGCTCGGGCAGTGGCCGCCAGCTCGTTTATACAGCCGTGGGATCATTCCCCCGGGTGACGCGGGCTGTGAttggctctgacacagacttcacCATCCGCATCAGTGACACCCGCCCCGAGGACGCCGGGATCTATCGCTGTGTGAAGTTTATGAAGGGGTCGGGAACCGATGAGGAGATCAGATCCGGCGCTGGCACCGTCGTGTCTGTGAGCG ccagacCGTCGGCCTCGTCCGTGTCCGGCCCCCCCAGCAGGGCAGAGCCGGGTCCCCCAGTGACTTTCACCTGCACGTCAGGAGGATTCTCCCCCAGAGACATCGCTGTGACCTGGCTCAAAAATGGggctaaactcccagccccccagccccgggtTCTCCCCGCAAACGAGAGCATCTCCTACAACATGTCCAGCACCGTGGGGGTGAGCCTGACCGCAGGAGACGCCCGCTCCCAGCTCACCTGTCAGATAGAGCACAGCACCTTACCGGCTCCCCTGCGTGCGACGTACAACCTCAGTGATGCCCTGCGAG TTCCCCCCAGGCTGCGAGTGGGCACTGCCCCAGCGGCGCCCGTCGCACTGAACGAGTCTGTGACGTTCACCTGCCACGCGGAGGGGTTTTACCCCAAGGACGCGAGTCTCACCTGGCTGGAGAATGGAACTGAGACGAATCTGGGAAAACCCTCCCCCCTGGCTGAGAATCCAGACGGGACATACACGCTCCAGAGCTCTCTGGAGGTCAAAGCAACTGAGCAGAGGAATCAGTCCGTGTTCACCTGTCGGGCTGTGCACGATTCCCAGCCCCCCATCAATGCCAGCGCGACACTGAGACTCTCCCAGCCACCTCCTGAGCTAG gtcagggtCTGTTCTCCAGCCCCGCTCTCTGGATCGGGCTCTTCCTGGAGAAGGTGCTGACAGCcgccttcctcttcttcctcttccagaGAA CCCCTGGTCGATTTCCCTGTTTTCTCGCACTGTCGCCACCTGCCAACTTCTCTGTCTGCAGCCTCTGTCCTCCAGAGCAGGAAACGAGTCCC GATGGTGGAGCTGCAGTGACCCCTGCTGGCCAATCAGATGGAGCCCAGGCCCCTGATGGAATGTACCCACCAATCACTCATGGCTATTGA